In Hirundo rustica isolate bHirRus1 chromosome 2, bHirRus1.pri.v3, whole genome shotgun sequence, one genomic interval encodes:
- the LOC131378484 gene encoding uncharacterized protein LOC131378484, which produces MNRKWKAAVWSPTRQLAEATEGEGGSSQLAELKAVQLALDIAEREGWPRLYLYTDSWMVANALWGWLRRWKEANWQRGGKPIWAAKEWKDIATRVERLPVKVRHVDAHIPKSRANEEHRNNEQVDRAAKIEVSKIDLDWEHKGELFLARWAHDASGHQGRDATYKWARDRGVDLTMDSISQVIHDCETCAAIKQAKRVKPLWYGGRWSKYKYGEAWQVDYITLPQTRQGKRYVLTMVEATTGWLETYPVPHATARNTILGLEKQVLWRHGTPERIESDNGTHFKNSLINTWAREHGIEWVYHIPYHAPAAGKVERHNALLKTQLKALGGGSFKNWEQHLAKATWLVNTRGSTNRAGPAQAEPLHTIDGDKVPVVHARGLLGKTVWIKSASSSDKPIRGVVFAQGPGCTWWIMQKDGTTRCVPQGDLIVG; this is translated from the coding sequence atgaaccggaagtggaaagcagccgtgtggagccccacacgacagcttgctgaggccactgaaggagagggtggatcaagtcaacttgcagaactcaaggctgttcaattggccttggatattgctgaaagagaggggtggccgaggctctacctctataccgattcatggatggtagccaatgctctgtggggatggctgaggaggtggaaagaggctaattggcagcgtggagggaaaccaatttgggctgctaaggagtggaaagacattgctaccagggtagagagactacctgtgaaagttcgccacgtagatgcccacatccccaagagtagagctaatgaggaacatcgaaacaacgagcaggtagatcgggcagcaaaaatagaggtctcaaagattgatttagattgggaacacaagggagagttgttcctagctcgatgggcccatgatgcctcaggccatcagggcagagatgccacctataagtgggcccgagaccgaggggtggatctaaccatggacagtatttctcaggttatccatgactgtgagacgtgtgctgccatcaagcaggccaagcgggtgaagcccctatggtatggcgggcgatggtccaagtataagtatggggaagcctggcaggttgactacatcacccttccccaaacccgccaaggcaagcgctacgtgctcacaatggtggaagccaccacggggtggctggagacctaccctgtgccccatgctactgcccggaacaccatcctgggccttgaaaagcaagtcctgtggaggcatggtacccccgagagaattgagtcagacaacgggactcatttcaagaacagccttattaacacctgggctagggaacatggcattgagtgggtgtaccatattccctaccatgcacccgctgcaggcaaagtggagaggcacaatgcattgttaaaaacccaattgaAAGCATTaggtgggggatctttcaagaattgggagcagcatttggcaaaggccacctggttggtcaacacccgaggctccaccaaccgagcaggccctgcgcaggctgagcctctgcatacaatagatggagataaagtcccagtggtgcatgccagaggtctgttagggaagacagtgtggatcaagtctgcctcaagttcagacaaacccattcgtggggttgtctttgctcagggaccaggttgcacatggtggataatgcagaaagatggaacaacacgatgtgtacctcagggagatctgattgttgggtga